DNA from Pseudomonas mendocina:
GGCCGCTCAGTTTCCACCCACCCACCAGGTCAAACCTATGTCCCTGTTTTCCCTGTTCGGCGCCCTCGAGATCGGCCTGATCTTCAGTCTGGTGGCGCTTGGCGTATTCATTTCCTTCCGTTTGCTGCGCTTTCCCGACCTTACCGTGGACGGCAGTTTTCCTCTGGGCGGCGCGGTCTGCGCCGTACTCATCGCCAATGGCACCGACCCGTTCCTGGCCACGCTGATCGCCACCGCCGCCGGCGCGCTGGCAGGCGTGGTCACTGCGGTGCTCAACGTGCACCTGAAGATCATGGATCTGCTGGCCAGCATCCTGATGATGATCGCCCTGTATTCGATCAACCTGCGCATCATGGGTCGGCCGAACATCCCGCTGATCATGGAGCCAACCATCTTCACCGTGCTGCAACCTGAGTGGCTGATCGACTACATCGCCCGTCCGCTGATCCTGCTGGTAGTGGTGATCGGCGCCAAGCTGGCACTGGATAGCTACTTCGCCACGCAGCAAGGCCTGGCCATCCGCGCCACCGGTTCCAACCCGCGCATGGCGCGCTCGCAAGGCGTCAACACCGGCGCCATGGTCATCCTCGGCATGGCCATCTCCAACGCCCTGGTGGCGCTGGCCGGCTCGCTGTTTGCGCAGACTCAAGGCGGCGCGGACATCTCCATGGGTATCGGCACCATCGTCATCGGCCTGGCCGCCGTGATCGTCGGCGAAAGCATCCTGCCGGCACGCCGCCTGTTCTACCTCACCCTGGCGGTGATCCTCGGCGCCATCGTCTATCGCTTCTTCATTGCCCTGGCGCTGAACAGCGACTTCATTGGTCTGCAGGCGCAGGATCTGAACCTGGTCACCGCCGTGCTGGTAGTCATCGCTCTGGTCATCCCGTTGGCGAAGAAACGCCTGGCTCGCAGGAGGCACATCTGATGCTCAGTGCACAGAACCTCAAGATCACCTTCAACCCCGGCACGCCGATTGAAACCCGCGCACTGCAGGGCCTGTCGCTGGACATCCCGAGCGGCCAGTTCGTCACCGTGATCGGCACCAACGGCGCTGGCAAGTCCACCTTCCTCAACGCCGTTTCCGGCGATCTGCCGGTGGACAGCGGCACGATCATGATCGACGAGCAGGACGTCACCCGCCTGCCAGTCTGGAGCCGCGCCCAGCGTGTCGCCCGCGTGTTCCAGGACCCAATGGCAGGCACCTGCGAAGACCTCACCATCGAAGAGAACATGGCCCTGGCACAGCAACGCGGCCAGCGTCGCGGCCTCGGCCGAGCGGTGCGTGCCTCCATGCGCGAGGGCTTCCGCGAAAGCCTGGCGACCCTCGGCCTGGGCCTGGAAAACCGCCTGAGCGACCGCATCGGCCTGCTTTCCGGCGGCCAGCGCCAGGCGGTCAGCCTGCTGATGGCAGCGCTGCAACCGTCGCGCATCCTGCTGCTGGACGAACACACCGCGGCGCTCGACCCGCGCACCGCCGATTTCGTCCTGCAACTGACCGCACGCATCGTTGCCGAGAAGCAACTGACCACCATGATGGTCACCCACAGCATGCGCCAGGCGCTGGATGTTGGTGACCGTACGGTAATGCTGCACCAGGGCCAGGTGGTGCTGGACGTATCCGGCGAGCAGCGCAAGGGCCTGGATGTGCCGGATCTGCTGCAGATGTTCGAGAAGGTGCGTGGCGAGAAGCTGGCCGACGACGCCCTGCTGCTGAGCTAACCCCTTGTAGGGTGCGCCGCGCGCACCGAAACGTGCACAGCACTTTCACGGTGCGCACGGCGCACCCTACGCATGACGGTCCTGGCCCTCAATGCCCATTGCGTTAGGCGCCGGGAAGCGACTGCAAAAGCCTTCCGAACAATCGCCTCTTCACCTCGGATGCATAGGCTGGCAGGATTACCCCCTGCCAGCCGCCCGCAGGCGGTGTAACCGGAGCCACCAGCGCTCACTGCGCCCATGACCCTGCACCTGAGTTTCACCTCTACCCTGCCCGCCGAGCCGGAATGCGTCTGGCGCTGGATCACTGACGTGCGCAGCCTGCGTGCCGAGATGCATCCCTGGCTGTGGATGAGCCTGCCCAAGGGCATACGCAACATCGAGGATCTGTCTTTCGAACCGGGCAAGCCGCTGTTCACCAGTTGGCTGTGGCTGTTCGGCATCCTGCCCATTGGCACCTCGCACCTGACCCTGCAATCGCTGACGCCCGGCACCGGCTTCGTCGAGCAATCCCCCATGACCGGCATGCGCCGCTGGCGCCACGCCCGGCGTATCGAAGTCGTCGATGGCGGCACTCGGGTGGTCGACGACCTGACCATCGATCCGATCCTGCCGGCCGTGCTGGTAGAGCCCTTTCTGCAACTCTTCTTCGGCAGCCGCCATCGCACCCTGCGTCGCCGCGCGGCACGCCAGGCTCACTGAACGCTCAGTTGAGCTGCCCCATGAACGCCACCAGCGCGGTACGGCTGTCGATGTTGAGCTTCTCGAAGATACGCACCACATAGGTCTTGGCCGTCGCCAGGGTGATGTTCATCGCCTCGGCGATCTCGCGATTGGAGGCTCCAGCCCCGATCAACGCGGCGACCTGCCTTTCACGCACGCTCAGGCCGCAGGCATCCAGACGCTGCTCCAGTTGCAGCTGACGAACATGTGGATGGGCGCTGAAGCTGGCCTGCAGCAGACGCTGCAATGCCACCAGGCCTGTCGTATCGACCTTGATCGGGGGGTCGCCCAGCGTTCGCAGAAAACCGATGCCGCCAAAAGCCGCATGTTCACCCCAGAACATCAGGTCGACGGTATCGAGCACGCCATAGGTATCGAGATAGCCCTGATAGTGACGCATCTCGGCGCGGTTCTGCGATTCGCGAGCAATGCTCAGTACGCCAACGCTGTCGTGTCGCGCCAGCATGCGGCTGACGCACATCGGGTCGAACGGCTGCATGCCACGACGGTACTGTTCGAGAAATCCGGGAGGCACATCCAGCGTCTCGAGCACCTGCATCTCCTGGCGCCGGCGATCCACCCAATAGAACAGGGCGCCACTGACGCCAAGAAAATCGCGACTGAAGTGCATGGCCTCCCTGACCAGTAGATCACCCTTGGCCGTTTGCATCGTACTCATGACAGGCACTCTCGGGATTGTTGAACACAGGCGTGGATGCCATGCCTCTGCAAGCAATCGACATGCCGCGTCCGAAAGGTGCTCCAGAAGCCTGTGAAGCAGCCTGCAAGCACCACAACAGAGCTTCGCCACGGCAATTGCACCAAGAGCGTGAAAAACACCGAAATCGCGAAATTTTGTCCATCTTCGGATGGATTGTTGCGTTTTCACGGGCTGCCTACTCTCGCCTCGACCTGTTAGCCACGACCGTCGAGGTAACCCTGATGACACTCAACCGCCTGCCCACTACCGCCACCGCCGAGCAGATCAGCCAGTCACTGCGCGAGCACGGCTACGTGATCGTCGACGAGCTGGCCAGCGCCGAGCAGATGGATCGCATTGCCGCCGAAATGGCGCCCTATATCCAGGACACTGCTTACGGCAAGGACAACTTCATCGGCCATCAGACCAAGCGCACCGGCTCGCTCATCGCTCGTTCACCGGCGGCCCGCGAGCTGGTCATGCACCCTTCCGTGCTGGGCGCCACCGAACTGTTCCTGGCACATGCCTCGACCTTCCAGCTGCACCTGACGCAGATCATCAGCGTCTTCCCCGGATCGCCCGCGCAAATGCTGCACCAGGACGAACTGGCCTGGGACTTCTTCCCCTTCCCTGACGACTATCAGGTGCAATGCAACCTGCTCTGGGCCATGACCGACTACACCGAGGAAAACGGTGCCACTCGCATCGTCCCCGGCAGCCAGTTCGTCGGACGCAAGCAGAAATACACTGAGGAGCAGAGCATTGCGGCCGTGATGAAACGCGGCTCGGCCCTGTTCTACACCGGCAAGATCTATCACGGCGCTGGCAGCAACCGCTCCGACGCCATCCGCCAGGCCATCAACATCACCTATGCCGTGGGCTGGGTACGTCAGGAGGAAAACCAGTACCTGTCCTGTCCGCGCGAAATCGCCCAGACCCTGCCCGATGACCTGCTCAAGGTCATGGGCTACCAGTACGGCTGCTTCGCCCTTGGCTACACCCGCGACTTCGAGGATCCGCTGACCGCCCTGCGTGACGACGTCGCTCCCGTGGCCATGAGCATCGAACTGGTCGATGCGCAGCGCGCGGACAACGGCGGCAGCTTCCGCCATAACCTGCAAAGCGAAAGCGCCTGAGGAGAGCACGCCATGATCACGCGTAACACACCCGAGATCGGCTACCTGGGCCAGGACGTCTTCGAGGCCTTTGCCTTCCACCAGTCGGTACGGGCCGGCGATACGCTCTACCTGTCCGGCATCGCCCCCCTGCGTGGCAACCTAGAAAGCCTGGAACTGGTAGGTGAAGGCGACATCGGCGCGCAACTGGACTTCGTGCTGGACATTCTCGACCGCTGCCTGCAGGCAGAAGGCCTGGAACGCCGCCATCTGGTGACCTGGACGTTCTACACCACCGATATCCAGGCGCTCTCGGCGGTCATCCCCGCCCGTCTCGGGCCCTGGGTCGGTGCGCATCGCCCCAGCAGCACGACCCTGGAAATTCAGGGAATGATCCACCCCGCCCAACAGCTCGAGGTCACCGCAATCGCCATGGCCACGCCTTGAGCCGTGACCCCTTGCGTGCCGCGCCACTGGCGCGAACCTCTCCCGCCCACGCGCGCCCTGCCGCGGGGACAACAGAACAGACAACGGGACTAGCAAGCATGAATGACTCGACCGTTGCGCAGAGCGCAGCGAAACCCCATGCCCTCAGTGGCAACCTGGGCATCGTGCCCATCGTCATGATGGTCGTTGCCACCGCCGCCCCACTGACCGTGATGGTGGCCAACACACCGCTGATGATCGGCCTGGGAAACGGTGCCGCCGCACCTTTCGACGCCCTCGCCGCGATGCTGATCATGTTCATGTTCGCCGTCGGCTTCGTCGCCCTGTCACGCCATATCGGCAATGCCGGGGCCTTCTATGCCTGCATCCAGAAAGGCCTGGGCCGCGTGGTCGGCCTCGGTGCGGCGACCCTGGCGATGATTTCCTACTCGCTGTTCATGCTCGCCATCGGCACCTACGTCGGCTACGCCTCGAGCGAACTGCTCGACAGCCTGTTCGGCATTGCGCCTCCCTGGTGGCAACTGACCCTGGCTGCGATCGTCGTGATCGGTGTACTGGGCTATCGGCGTATCGAAATGAGCTCGAAGTTTCTCGGTGTCGCCCTGATCCTGGAAATCGCCGTGGTACTGGTGATCGACCTACTGGTCGTGGCCGACAAGGGCATAGCCGGCCTACCGCTGGAGTCCTTCCAGCCCGAACACATTCTCTCCGGCTCGCCGGGGCTGGGGATTCTGTTCGCGATCTATTCGTTCATCGGTTTCGAATCCACGGTGATCTACCGCGAGGAGGCACGAAACCCGGAGCGCACCATTCCCATCGCCACCTACACCGCCGTGTTCAGTGTCGGCATCTTCTATGTTCTGTCGATGTGGTGCGCAGTCGCCGGTATCGGTGTCGAACAGATCGTCGCCTTCGCCAACGAACACCCCGGCGACATGTACCTGCTCCTGGCCGAACAGCACCTCGGCAAAGCCTTCAGCGATGTAATCCAGGTGCTGCTGATCACCAGCCTGTTCGCCTGCATGCTGTCGCTGCACAACATCGTCGTTCGCTACCAGTACATTCTTGGCAAGTACTCGGTACTTCCGGCGCGCTGCTCACGCATCCACGAACAACACGGCTCGCCCTACATCGCCTCGCTGCTGCAGAGCGCCTTTGCCTTGGTCGGCATCCTGCTGCTGACCCTGGCCGGCCTCGATCCGGTCACGCAGATCTACGCCTGGGGCGCCACCGCCGGTACCATCGGTTACATGGTGATTCTCGCCCTGACCAGCCTGGCCGTTCTGGTCTACTTCAAGCGCAGTGGCAGCGATACCCGCCTGTGGCATACACGCATCGCCCCGCTGGGCGGCCTGATCGGCATCCTCGCCTGTCTGGCCATTGCTATCGCCAACCTGCCCATGCTGATCGGTGGCGACGATGCCGACGATATCGCCAAGCTCATGGGCCTGGGTGTCGCCTGCGCTTTTGCACTTGGCAGCATCTCGGCCCTGCTTCTGAAGGGGCGCGCCCCTGAGCGCTACCTGGCGCTACGCGAACTGGCCTGAGAACCTGACGGGCTTGTCATCCGACAAGCCCGGCTCATGGCACAACCGGTTTGCAGACGGTATTCTCCGGATTCTTCTGCACAGCCGGATACCGCCCAAATGGATGTGAGCAAGACCAAGACCAGCTTCTACCGCCGTCTCTACGTTGCCTGGCTGATCGACAGCGGCCAGGCCACCAACGTACCGGCACTGATGGAGGCGACCGGTATGCCGCGGCGTACCGCTCAGGACACGCTCACAGCGCTGGCCGATCTGGACATCGATTGCCCGTTCCAGCAGGCCGATGGCGAGCGCAACAATGCTGGGCACTACCTGATTCGCGACTGGGGCCCGATCGACAGGCAGTGGATTGCCGCCAACCTGCAGCAGATCAAGACGACGCTCGGCTATCCCTGAGATCCTTGGCCCGGTCTTTCAAGGAGCCCGCATGAACCCCGATCTGCTCTGGACGCTGGCGCTACTCGCCGGCGCCGTCACCCTCTTCATCATCGGCAAACCACGCATGGATGTGGTGGCCCTGCTGGTGCTGGTCGCCCTGCCGTTGAGTGGCGTGCTTACCGTGCAGCAGTCGCTGTCCGGTTTCAGCGACCCCAACGTGATACTGATCGCGGCGTTGTTCGTCATCGGCACCGCGCTGGTACGCACCGGCATCGCCTACCGACTCGGCGACTGGTTGGTGAAGAAGGCTGGCAGCAGCGAAACCCGGCTGCTGATCCTGCTGATGCTGGCTGCCGCCGGCCTCGGCTCGGTGATGAGTTCCACCGGCGTCGTGGCGATCTTCATTCCCGTGGTGCTCGGCGTCGCTGCGCGCCTGCGCATTTCTCCCGCACGGCTGATGATGCCGCTGGCCTTCGCCGGGTTGATCAGCGGCATGCTCACCCTGGTAGCCACCGCGCCCAACCTGGTGATTCATGCCGAGTTGCGTCGCGCCGGCCTGGAGGGCTTCGGCTTCTTCAGCATGACGCCGGTCGGGCTGGCGATCCTCGTGCTGGGTATCGGCTACATGCTGCTCACCCGCCGCTGGCTGCAGCATGGCGATGCGCAGGGCAATGCCGCCGCGCCGCGCCTGACCCTCACCGATCTGGCCCAGGCCTACAACCTCGAAGAACGCGAGCGGCGCCTGCGCCTGCAAAGTGGTTCGCCATTGGCCAACCAGCCGCTGAACGAGCTGGAGCTGCGCCGTCAGTACGGTATCAACGTGATCGCCGTGGAGCGCCAGGGCAAGTTCCGCACCCTGCTACTGATGGCCACCGGCAATACCCAACTGCAGCCCGGCGACGTGCTGCTGGTGGATCTGATCAGCCCGTCCATCGCCCTGCTGGGCATCTACCAGACCCTGGGTCTGGAGCCCATGCCGCTGCCGCATTCCTATTACAGCGTGCACGCCCATGAGCTGGGCCTTGCCGAAGTAGCGATGCCGCCGGAGTCGCAACTGATCGGCAAGACCATTCAGGAACTGGGCTTTCGCAGCCAGCACAAGCTCAACGTGGTTGGCCTGCGTCGCCACGGCCAGGCGCTGGAAGGCGTGCTGGTGGACGAACGCCTGAAAGCCTCCGATACCCTGTTGGTGGCCGGTGAGTGGAAAGCCATTCGCCGCTTGCAGGGGCTGAGCCGCGATTTCCTGGTGCTCAGCCTGCCAGCCGAAGTGGATGAAGTGGCACCGGCCGCGCGCAAGGCGCCTTATGCCCTGCTCAGTCTGGCCGTGATGATCGTGCTGATGGTCAGTGGCCTGGTCTCCAACGTGCTCGCCGCGCTGATCGCTTGCCTGCTGATGGGCGCCTTCCGTTGCATCGACCTGGACAGTGCCTACCGCTCGATCCATTGGCCAACGCTGATTCTCATCGTCGGCATGCTGCCCTTCGCCCAGGCTCTGCAGCAGACTGGCGGCATCGATCTGGCCGTGCATGGCCTGGTCGCCCTGCTCGGCGATGCCGGCCCTTACGCCATTCTCGCCAGCCTGTTCGCCGCCACCGCGCTGATCGGCCTGTTCATTTCCAATACGGCGACTGCCGTGCTGATGGGGCCGGTAGCCATCGCCACGGCGCAGACGCTGGGCGTGTCGCCCTACCCCTTTGCCTTGACGGTTGCACTGGCGGCCTCGGCAGCGTTCATGACGCCGATTTCCTCACCGGTGAACACCCTGGTGCTGGGGCCAGGCCAGTACCACTTTGGCGATTTCGTGCGAGTTGGCGTGCCCTTCACCATTCTGGTGATGATCGTCAGCGTGCTGCTGGTGCCGCTGATTTTCCCACTCTGAACAGGCTCAGGCTGCGCCGCGAAAGAAGCGGCGCCCGGCGCGGCGCAACCAGCCGCCCTCGGAAACGTCGGCGCTCAGCCGGCGCAGGTTCTGATTGACCGCCTCGACGTAATTGCGGTCGTCGCTGCGGATATGGCTGAACAACCAGCGTCCCAGCATGCCCTTGAGCTCATCGGCAATGTCCTCACCACGATTGAAGCGCTCGCGGTAATCCTCCACACGCTTGATGAACAACGCGTGCACCCGCTTGTGCGCCTTGGTGAAGATGTAACCTGCCTCTTCGATCATCGCCTCCTCGAAGGCGAAGTGCGAGACGGTGTAGTCGATCAGTTCGTCGATCACCTCCCCAGCCTGCTCCTGGCTGGCAGCACGCTGAGCGGCATCCAGCTGATTGATCATCGCGACGATGCGCTTGTGCTGATCATCGATGACCCTGATGCCGGTATCGAGGTCGTCGCTCCAGTCCAGGTATGCCATGATGCCTCCTTGCTGCTGATCGATGGGGCGCGCAGTCTACGAGCACAGGCGAGCGAACCCCATTGACCTGGATCAACACAAGGCCCCCTGATTTATGGCCACTGGCCAGGTTTCGCTAAGCGCCACACAGATCGTTCCCGCGTTGGTGTGGGTTACGGTCTGCAAGCAAAGCGTGGGAAAATCCCGCGTCCGACTCCGCAGATCCCCACCATGCCCCAGCCGCCAAAACGTCCACGCAAGCCAGCGCCTGCTGCCGTAAAAACAGCACCGAACAAAGGCGAGCTGCATCCGCGTAATCGTCATCAGGGGCGCTACGACTTCCCCGCGCTGATCAAGGTCAGCCCCGAGCTGGGACACTTCGTCATCACCAACCCGTACGGCAAACCCAGCATCGACTTCGCCAACCCGGCCGCGGTCAAGGTGTTCAATCGCGCGCTGCTGCGTCAGTACTACGGTATCGAGCACTGGGATATTCCTGAAGGCTATCTGTGCCCGCCAATCCCCGGCCGTGCCGATTACCTGCACAACCTCGCCGACCTGCTGGCGACCGATAATGACGGGCAGACTCCCCGTGGCGAGAACCTGCGCGCGCTGGATATCGGCGTCGGCGCCAACTGCATCTATCCGCTGATTGGTTGCTGCGAATACGGCTGGCATTTCGTCGGTGCGGACATCGCCGCCGAGGCACTGGCCTCGGCCCGCGCCATCGTGCAGAACAACGCGCAGTTGGCGGGCGCGATCGAGCTGCGCCAACAGGCCAATGCCGAGCACATCTTCCTCGGCCTGCTGCAAAGTGATGAGCGCTTCGACCTGAGCCTGTGCAATCCGCCCTTTCACACCTCTGCCGCCGAGGCCAGCAGCGGCAGCACGCGCAAATGGCGCAACCCCGGCAAGCTCGACCCCAAGCGCAAGCTACCGGTACTCAACTTTGGCGGCCAGGCGGCCGAACTCTGGTGCCCGGGGGGTGAGGCAGAATTTCTCAAGCGCATGGCCAGCGAAAGCGCGCAGGTGGCTGATCAGGTGTTGTGGTTCAGCAGCCTGGTGTCCAAGAGCAGCAATGTGCAACTGCTGCAAGGCTGGCTGGCCAAGGCCGGTGCTGTCGAGGTGAGGATTCTCGGCATGTCTCAGGGACAGAAGCAGAGCCGCCTGGTGGCCTGGACGTTCAAGGATGCGCAGCAGCGTAGTGCCTGGCGCGACAACCGTTGGCGCTGAGGCAGTCCGCAACGATCTCGTAACCGGTAGCAACGGCGGACTGTTCGCTGGCGCTCCTGAGTCCACCCTACGCTCTGAGTCCGCCCTCAGCCGTTACCAGGGCAACCAGCCGCCCAGACCAAGCCAAAGCCCCGCCACCGTCATACTCAACAACGTTACCGGCACACCGCTGCGCGCATAGTCGACGAAACCAAGGCTGACACCCTGGCGCTTCGCGCCTTCGGCAACGATCAGGTTGACCACGCTGCCGATCAGCAGCAGGTTGCCGGCCAGGGTCGACATCACCGCCAGGCCGATCAGTACCGAGTGGGACAGCTCCGGCATTAGCCCCAGCAGCAACACCACGAACGGTACGTTGCCGATCAGGTTGCCCGCCACCAGCGACGAGGCCGCCAGCGACCACACGCCCTGCGGCAGCAAACCATGCTCGGCCAGCCAGGCGGCGCCTTGCGCCAGCTGCGGCAATTGCAGCGCCGCACCGCTGACCAGGAACAGGCCGACGAACAACAGCAGCAGGTTCCAATCCACCTTGTTCACGTAGTCGCGACTGTCCACCCGGCGCGACACCATCACCAGCACCGCCACCAGCAATGCCGACAACTCGCGCGGCAAGGCCGTGGCGAACAATGCCAGCAAGGCCAGGCTGGCCAACAATGGTTTGAGGTAGCTGTGTGCGCCGTAGATGTGCTCGACTGGGGTGTCCTCCACGGCCAATGGCCTGGCCTCGCCCCAGTGGCGGTGCCATTGCAGCCAGATCACCGCATAGACGATGGCCATGGCCACCAGCGCGGGCGGCCCGGCCACGGCGACATAGCCCCAGAAATCCAGGCCCCCGGCCTGACCGATGAGAATGTTCTGCGGGTTGCCGATCAGGCTGGCAGCGGAGCCGGCATTACACGACAGCGCCAGCGCCAGCAGGAACGGCCGCGGCTCCAGCCCACGCAGATGTAGGCTGCGGCAGAGCAGCGGGGTCAGGGCGAAGGCGACGATATCGTTGACCAGAATGGCCGAGAGAAAACCGCCCAGCATCACCACACCCGCCAACAGCACCGCGGGCCGCTCGGCGTGCTCGGTCAGGTAGCGATTGAGCCAGGCGTATACACCAGAGAAGTCGAACTGCGCGGAAACCAGCATCAACGCCAGCAGCAGCAACAACGCCCCTGGGTCGAGATGATGCGCCGCGTCATTCATGCTCAGCGCGCCGCTGACCAGCAGCACGACAGCCGCGAAGCAGGCGATCCAGCTGCGGTCGATGCGCAGCCCGCGAATGCCACCGGCCGCCATGCCCACATAGGTCAGGACGAATAAACCAATGGTCAACCAGGCAGCGAAGGTCATGCGGTATCCACCCGAACGGATGTACGAAAGAAGCAGCGGACTCTAGCGATGCGAATGCATGACGGGAATAGCGCGCTGCATATTTTTATCGTCACTCAGGGTCGCGCCAGATAAGCCGCCACAAGCGCCTGGTAGACCGACGACTCTCGCTGAATTGCCACCTCGGCCCAGATGCTCTCGGCCAATGCCGGATCGCGCACCAGCAGCGCATCGGACAGCATCAGGTAATAGGGCTTTTCTTCCAGCAATTGCGGCAATTTTTCTATCTGGCGTGCCAACTGCGGATGGCCCTGCAACACGAAATCACCGCGTTGAGTCTGTAGTGCCACCGCCTCGACACGGCCATGAATGAGCATCTGCAACAGTGCCAGCGGATCACGACTGGACTCATCGACCTGCGCACCTTGCGCCAGCAGCAGATCACGAATGGAAAAACCACTGAGCGAGCCGACGCGCCCATTGAGTTGGTCGAAGCGCTGACCATCCCAGGACACGGCGCTCCCCACTCGGCGATACAGGGTGTAGCGCGAGGTATGCAGACGCCTGAGCACGTCTGGCCGGCCCTCGGCATCCGTTGGGTAATGCCCCATGCGCAGGCGCTCGGTCTTGAAACTGGCCGCGAAGGCGCCGTCGTAAAGGCCTTGCTCCAACCCTGCCAGGCAACGCTTCCAGGGCACCGAAACGTAGATGACCTGCAGCCCGAGCGACTGCTCCACCAGGCCCAGCAT
Protein-coding regions in this window:
- a CDS encoding SLC13 family permease; its protein translation is MTFAAWLTIGLFVLTYVGMAAGGIRGLRIDRSWIACFAAVVLLVSGALSMNDAAHHLDPGALLLLLALMLVSAQFDFSGVYAWLNRYLTEHAERPAVLLAGVVMLGGFLSAILVNDIVAFALTPLLCRSLHLRGLEPRPFLLALALSCNAGSAASLIGNPQNILIGQAGGLDFWGYVAVAGPPALVAMAIVYAVIWLQWHRHWGEARPLAVEDTPVEHIYGAHSYLKPLLASLALLALFATALPRELSALLVAVLVMVSRRVDSRDYVNKVDWNLLLLFVGLFLVSGAALQLPQLAQGAAWLAEHGLLPQGVWSLAASSLVAGNLIGNVPFVVLLLGLMPELSHSVLIGLAVMSTLAGNLLLIGSVVNLIVAEGAKRQGVSLGFVDYARSGVPVTLLSMTVAGLWLGLGGWLPW
- a CDS encoding ABC transporter substrate-binding protein, whose protein sequence is MHKALHYCLIWLFSAACYGAQPSLTFCHEDQDSFPWVMTDGSGLNRAMLGLVEQSLGLQVIYVSVPWKRCLAGLEQGLYDGAFAASFKTERLRMGHYPTDAEGRPDVLRRLHTSRYTLYRRVGSAVSWDGQRFDQLNGRVGSLSGFSIRDLLLAQGAQVDESSRDPLALLQMLIHGRVEAVALQTQRGDFVLQGHPQLARQIEKLPQLLEEKPYYLMLSDALLVRDPALAESIWAEVAIQRESSVYQALVAAYLARP